In Flavobacterium sp. CBA20B-1, one DNA window encodes the following:
- the ubiE gene encoding bifunctional demethylmenaquinone methyltransferase/2-methoxy-6-polyprenyl-1,4-benzoquinol methylase UbiE, which produces MADQINPYKDSNLGKKQQVEQMFDTISGNYDSLNRMISMGTDQGWRRNVLKMVSETNPESILDIATGTGDLAILLSKSNAKRIVGLDLSAGMLEIGKEKVKALALHHKIEMIQGDSENLPFEDNTFDAITVAFGVRNFENLEKGLSEIARVLKPNGIFVILETSVPTKFPFKQGYNFYMKTFMPLMGKMFSKDKKAYEYLSESAKNFPYGEELNAILRKVGFKNVKHTPQTMGVATIYSASK; this is translated from the coding sequence ATGGCCGATCAAATCAATCCATATAAAGATTCTAATCTTGGTAAAAAACAGCAAGTTGAGCAAATGTTTGATACAATTTCTGGAAATTACGATAGTTTAAACCGAATGATTTCCATGGGAACTGATCAAGGTTGGAGAAGAAATGTACTGAAAATGGTTTCTGAAACCAATCCCGAATCAATCCTAGATATCGCCACCGGAACAGGTGATTTGGCAATTTTACTTTCAAAATCGAATGCAAAACGCATTGTTGGCTTAGACCTTTCTGCAGGAATGCTAGAAATTGGAAAAGAAAAAGTAAAAGCTTTGGCCTTACATCACAAAATTGAAATGATACAAGGCGATTCTGAAAATTTACCATTTGAGGACAATACTTTTGATGCAATTACCGTTGCTTTTGGAGTACGCAATTTTGAAAATTTGGAAAAAGGCTTGTCTGAAATTGCTCGCGTTTTAAAACCTAACGGAATTTTTGTTATCTTAGAAACCTCGGTTCCTACAAAATTTCCGTTTAAACAAGGGTACAATTTTTATATGAAAACCTTTATGCCGCTAATGGGTAAAATGTTTTCTAAAGACAAAAAAGCCTACGAATATTTATCAGAATCGGCAAAAAACTTTCCTTATGGCGAAGAATTAAATGCCATTTTACGGAAAGTTGGTTTTAAAAATGTAAAGCACACTCCACAAACAATGGGTGTTGCAACTATTTATTCAGCATCAAAATAA
- a CDS encoding DUF2797 domain-containing protein, producing MQYEGVLNKMHTELANPIQYYLVFDQAFIHINQIIYKDIEIQHVGYQCLNCKKEKKIFRQGFCYDCFMKSAAAGDWIMRPELSTAHLDIEDRDLEYEKKVQLQPHIVYLAVASDVKIGVTRKTQVPTRWIDQGASAAIPVVEVPNRYLAGITEVALKKHYTDKTNWRKMVLNQIVSVDLDQEVKKIEALLPEEVHAYFRNTAHTVYELAYPVEQYLTSCTSLNIDKTPNFKGKLIGVKGQYLMFEDGTVFNLRSYEGYKVILNIE from the coding sequence ATGCAATACGAAGGAGTTTTGAATAAAATGCATACCGAATTAGCAAATCCTATACAATATTACTTGGTTTTTGATCAGGCTTTTATTCATATCAATCAAATTATTTATAAAGACATTGAAATTCAACATGTTGGCTACCAATGTTTGAATTGCAAAAAAGAGAAGAAAATTTTTAGACAAGGTTTTTGTTATGATTGTTTTATGAAAAGTGCTGCAGCAGGAGATTGGATTATGCGGCCAGAACTAAGCACAGCCCATTTAGACATTGAAGATCGCGACTTAGAATATGAAAAAAAGGTTCAATTGCAACCACATATTGTATATTTGGCTGTGGCAAGTGATGTAAAAATTGGTGTGACTCGAAAAACGCAAGTGCCCACCAGATGGATTGACCAAGGCGCATCGGCTGCGATTCCTGTGGTTGAAGTTCCCAACAGGTATTTAGCCGGAATTACCGAAGTAGCCCTAAAAAAACATTATACCGATAAAACCAACTGGCGAAAAATGGTGCTTAACCAAATTGTTTCTGTGGATTTAGATCAAGAAGTAAAGAAAATAGAAGCCCTTTTGCCTGAAGAAGTACATGCTTATTTCCGAAACACTGCGCACACTGTCTATGAATTAGCGTATCCGGTGGAGCAATACCTGACATCGTGCACTAGTTTAAATATAGACAAAACACCAAATTTTAAGGGCAAACTTATTGGAGTAAAAGGGCAGTATTTAATGTTTGAAGACGGTACGGTTTTCAACCTTCGCAGTTATGAGGGGTATAAGGTTATCCTTAATATCGAATAG
- a CDS encoding GH3 auxin-responsive promoter family protein, whose translation MALSIINSIVSWILKKRIHQIELFIKYPHDVQNELLLQLIQRAKFTEIGKKYDFSSIFSYSQFAERVPVSTYEEVEPLIERSRKGESNIYWPEPIKYFAKSSGTTNAKSKFIPVSTDALENCHYKAGKDMLCLYLNNNEDSQLFTGKSLRLGGSKQLYADNNTIFGDLSAILIDNLPFWAELSSTPNSKVSLMSEWNEKMKAIVKETKNENVTSLLGVPSWLLVLLNNVMQDVNKSSLLEIWPNAEVYFHGGISFEPYREQYQKLFPKENFRFYENYNASEGFFAIQDRNNANDMLLMLDYGIFYEFIPMDTFATSHQKTVSLADVQMNKSYAVVITTNSGLWRYLIGDTVRFTSLNPYRIKITGRTKHYINVFGEELMIENTDKALAITANEFQVDIVEYTVAPVFMEGKEKGAHEWMIEFKKDPSDLKAFAKRLDENIQNINSDYEAKRYNSMTLNELKLNVAKPNLFHLWLSKQDKLGGQNKIPRLSNDRSYLEQLKTLNN comes from the coding sequence ATGGCATTATCAATTATCAACTCTATTGTTTCGTGGATTTTAAAAAAACGGATACATCAAATAGAACTATTTATTAAGTATCCCCACGATGTGCAAAACGAATTGCTGTTGCAACTAATTCAACGGGCAAAATTTACCGAAATAGGGAAGAAGTACGATTTTTCTTCGATTTTCAGCTACAGCCAATTTGCTGAGCGTGTTCCGGTTTCAACCTATGAAGAAGTGGAACCGCTTATAGAACGCAGTAGAAAAGGTGAAAGTAATATTTATTGGCCCGAACCAATTAAGTATTTCGCAAAATCGAGCGGTACCACCAATGCTAAAAGTAAATTTATACCTGTTAGTACCGACGCTTTAGAAAATTGCCATTACAAAGCGGGGAAAGATATGCTGTGTTTGTATTTAAACAATAACGAAGATTCGCAACTTTTTACAGGGAAAAGTCTTCGTTTGGGCGGAAGTAAACAGCTTTATGCGGACAATAACACAATTTTTGGTGATCTTTCGGCTATTTTAATTGATAATTTACCTTTTTGGGCAGAATTGAGTTCAACACCAAACAGCAAAGTTTCATTAATGAGCGAATGGAACGAAAAAATGAAAGCCATTGTAAAAGAAACCAAAAACGAGAATGTTACCAGTTTATTAGGCGTACCTTCGTGGCTATTGGTTTTACTGAACAATGTGATGCAAGACGTTAACAAATCTAGTTTGCTTGAAATTTGGCCCAATGCCGAAGTGTATTTTCACGGGGGAATCAGTTTTGAACCCTATCGCGAACAGTACCAAAAACTTTTTCCTAAAGAAAATTTTCGTTTTTATGAAAACTATAATGCTTCCGAAGGATTTTTTGCCATTCAAGACCGCAATAATGCAAATGATATGCTGCTCATGTTAGATTATGGTATTTTCTATGAATTTATTCCAATGGATACATTTGCAACATCTCACCAAAAAACTGTATCTTTAGCCGATGTTCAAATGAATAAAAGCTATGCGGTGGTTATTACAACCAATTCGGGTTTATGGCGCTATTTGATAGGAGATACTGTTCGGTTTACTTCATTAAATCCGTATCGAATAAAAATCACGGGGCGCACCAAGCATTACATTAATGTTTTTGGCGAAGAATTAATGATTGAAAACACCGACAAAGCGCTTGCAATAACCGCAAACGAATTTCAGGTTGATATTGTAGAGTACACGGTTGCACCGGTTTTTATGGAAGGAAAAGAAAAAGGAGCGCATGAATGGATGATTGAGTTTAAAAAGGATCCATCTGATTTAAAAGCATTTGCAAAACGATTAGATGAAAACATACAAAACATTAATTCTGATTACGAAGCCAAGCGTTACAACAGCATGACACTTAATGAGTTAAAGTTAAACGTGGCAAAGCCAAACCTTTTTCATTTGTGGTTAAGCAAACAAGACAAGTTGGGCGGACAAAATAAAATTCCCCGTTTGTCAAACGATCGCTCTTATTTGGAACAATTAAAAACATTGAATAATTAA
- a CDS encoding DUF5004 domain-containing protein: MKKLVFFSALLSLVSCKDDDNTTTPVTPEAKLEGKWNLVKSETYEDGTLTDTEDLKSEPCDYDYYDLKVGGTKDEVYHNPTEDCSTENWPGTWSYNESNKYVTLIDSDDDYTIVFQVISLTTTDLKVKMISDDGDTPPQGTEIYAYLKR; encoded by the coding sequence ATGAAAAAATTAGTATTTTTTTCTGCATTATTATCATTAGTTAGCTGTAAAGACGACGATAATACTACAACTCCTGTTACGCCTGAAGCTAAATTAGAAGGAAAATGGAATTTAGTTAAGTCTGAAACTTACGAAGATGGTACATTAACCGATACTGAAGATTTAAAATCAGAACCTTGTGATTATGATTATTACGATTTAAAAGTTGGTGGCACTAAAGATGAGGTGTACCACAACCCAACTGAAGATTGTTCAACAGAAAATTGGCCAGGAACGTGGTCTTATAATGAGTCTAACAAATATGTAACTTTGATTGATTCAGATGACGATTATACAATAGTTTTCCAAGTAATTTCGTTAACAACTACCGATTTAAAAGTAAAAATGATTTCAGATGACGGAGACACACCGCCACAAGGAACAGAAATTTACGCTTATTTAAAACGATAA
- a CDS encoding tetratricopeptide repeat protein: protein MALKRIFLYNIFIFIGIYHSSYSQESNPFSHLSKEERMKLADKYHDLSQTVYQTSEMHRTYKDSALMAVPNHVEYMQRASYSYKKAGEHIKAMEMLNKAVKIDTTNGKTAALEYKAWSMLYFYRDYESTIKDVDKVIEISKLPYKACHGESCLLLKAQAYYQLGKYKKAIDTFNYLFALLKEQGADPKDDFLSNFYLARCYFKLNDFDKSLYYLEEQLAMPYSVKAELNFYAGQIYVLKNNTEKAKQHFLKAKELYLQNDKLNEPYIERFDEIFLHDIELEISEL, encoded by the coding sequence ATGGCCTTAAAGAGAATCTTTTTATATAATATTTTTATTTTTATCGGGATTTATCATTCTTCGTATTCTCAGGAATCCAATCCGTTTTCTCATTTATCAAAAGAAGAACGTATGAAGTTGGCTGATAAATATCACGACTTATCACAAACTGTTTATCAAACTTCGGAAATGCATCGAACATACAAAGACAGTGCCTTAATGGCGGTTCCTAATCATGTGGAATATATGCAGCGGGCATCATATTCTTATAAAAAAGCAGGTGAACACATAAAAGCTATGGAAATGCTTAATAAAGCTGTGAAGATTGATACAACAAACGGAAAAACAGCCGCATTGGAATACAAAGCGTGGAGCATGTTGTATTTTTACCGCGATTACGAAAGTACTATTAAAGATGTGGATAAAGTAATTGAAATTAGTAAATTACCCTACAAAGCGTGTCATGGCGAATCGTGTTTACTTTTAAAAGCGCAAGCATACTATCAGTTGGGTAAATATAAAAAAGCAATTGATACCTTTAATTATTTGTTTGCCCTGCTTAAAGAACAAGGTGCTGATCCAAAAGACGATTTTTTAAGTAATTTTTATTTGGCACGGTGCTATTTTAAATTGAATGATTTTGATAAATCGCTTTACTATTTAGAAGAACAATTGGCGATGCCCTATAGTGTGAAAGCTGAATTGAATTTTTATGCCGGACAGATTTATGTGTTAAAAAACAACACCGAAAAAGCAAAACAACATTTTTTAAAAGCAAAAGAACTATATCTGCAAAATGATAAATTGAACGAACCTTATATTGAACGCTTCGACGAAATATTTTTACACGATATTGAATTGGAAATTAGTGAATTATAA
- a CDS encoding WbqC family protein → MDILIHPTYFASVSHYVAMLQAENIVFEADDHFQKQTNRNRMYIYSANGLQLLNIPIKHSKEQLHQKYRDVKIENDFNWQKQHFKSLEAGYRTSPYFEFFEDDIRPIFEKKHSFLMDLNLEIHEIVANCLGIQLPYTKTEEYFKEVSQTDFRHLANGKKDENVFDSYIQVFNEKHGFLNNLSILDLLFNEGRHAVDYLKEQTLMK, encoded by the coding sequence ATGGATATTTTAATACATCCAACTTATTTTGCATCGGTAAGTCATTATGTGGCAATGCTTCAAGCTGAAAATATTGTTTTCGAAGCAGATGATCATTTTCAAAAACAAACCAACCGCAACCGCATGTACATTTACAGCGCAAATGGTTTGCAGTTGCTAAACATACCCATTAAGCACAGCAAAGAACAATTGCATCAAAAATACCGCGATGTGAAAATTGAAAACGATTTTAACTGGCAAAAACAACACTTTAAGTCGTTAGAAGCCGGATACCGCACATCGCCTTATTTCGAGTTTTTTGAAGATGACATTCGACCGATATTCGAAAAGAAGCATTCTTTTTTAATGGATTTGAATTTAGAAATCCATGAAATTGTTGCAAATTGTTTAGGCATACAGCTTCCGTACACAAAAACCGAAGAATATTTTAAAGAAGTTTCGCAAACCGATTTCAGACATTTAGCAAACGGAAAGAAAGACGAAAACGTTTTTGATTCATACATACAGGTTTTTAATGAAAAACACGGTTTTTTAAACAATTTAAGCATTTTAGATTTGCTTTTTAACGAAGGCCGACACGCAGTAGACTATTTAAAAGAACAGACTTTAATGAAATAA
- the lepB gene encoding signal peptidase I — MTFTQWFLFFLAVQVIHFLGTWKLYVKAGKKAWEAAVPVYNAVVLMQIINRPKWWVVLLFIPIVNLIMFPVVWVETLRSFGKNSTVDTILGVVTLGFYVYYVNYFENVTYIPNRSIKPKTEAGETVSSILFAVVVATIIHTFFIQPFTIPTSSLEKTLLVGDFLFVSKVNYGARVPQTAIAFPMVHDTIPVAKVKSYSKFPQIPALRFPGFEKPAHNDIMVFNWPVDTVYQFFDRSGRRADKPLDKKSNYVKRTVGLPGDNLQIKDGIVYINDKVLDLGDRAKIQYSYTVETNGDNTGLFNLIQKHQITDGGQNPQNPNIFLLSMTDEAFNDMKTLSSIVKIEKDTRYGSELNINDKLAIFPHSKPWTRDNLGPIHIPAKGEVVQLNTETLPFYKAIITDYEHNKLDVKNGSIFINDQPATTYTIQQDYYYMMGDNRHNSEDSRYWGFVPADHIVGKPVFIWMSMDPNVPLGKLFDKIRWERLFTTVHGTGKPHSFFIYFIVLLVGWIVYSFVKKRKSKKYNY; from the coding sequence ATGACATTTACACAATGGTTTTTATTTTTCCTTGCGGTTCAAGTGATTCACTTTTTAGGCACATGGAAATTATATGTAAAAGCAGGCAAAAAAGCGTGGGAAGCAGCTGTTCCTGTTTACAATGCAGTGGTTTTAATGCAAATAATCAATCGACCAAAATGGTGGGTTGTTCTTTTGTTCATTCCTATTGTAAACCTTATTATGTTTCCTGTTGTGTGGGTGGAAACCTTGCGCAGTTTTGGTAAAAATTCTACAGTAGATACTATTCTAGGCGTTGTAACTTTAGGTTTTTACGTGTATTATGTAAACTATTTTGAAAACGTTACCTATATACCAAATCGCAGCATAAAACCAAAAACCGAAGCTGGTGAAACAGTGAGTTCTATATTGTTTGCAGTGGTTGTTGCAACCATTATACATACTTTTTTTATTCAGCCGTTTACGATACCAACGTCATCATTAGAAAAAACGTTGCTTGTGGGCGATTTTTTGTTTGTGAGTAAAGTAAACTATGGTGCACGTGTTCCGCAAACAGCCATTGCTTTCCCAATGGTACACGATACCATTCCGGTTGCGAAAGTAAAATCGTACAGTAAATTTCCGCAAATACCGGCGTTGCGTTTCCCTGGTTTTGAAAAACCCGCCCACAATGATATTATGGTTTTTAACTGGCCTGTTGATACTGTTTATCAATTCTTTGATCGTTCAGGAAGAAGAGCCGATAAACCATTAGATAAAAAATCGAATTACGTTAAAAGAACCGTTGGCTTACCGGGCGACAACTTACAAATTAAAGACGGAATTGTATATATTAACGATAAAGTTTTAGATTTAGGCGATCGTGCGAAGATTCAGTACTCATATACCGTAGAAACAAATGGGGACAATACTGGATTATTCAATTTAATACAAAAACATCAGATAACCGATGGAGGTCAAAATCCACAAAACCCAAATATCTTTTTATTATCAATGACTGATGAGGCTTTTAATGATATGAAAACACTATCGTCAATTGTAAAAATAGAAAAAGATACTCGATATGGATCTGAATTAAATATTAATGATAAATTAGCTATCTTCCCACATTCAAAACCTTGGACTCGTGACAATCTAGGTCCGATTCATATTCCGGCAAAAGGCGAAGTGGTGCAGTTAAATACCGAAACATTGCCTTTTTATAAAGCCATTATTACCGATTACGAACACAATAAATTAGACGTAAAAAATGGTTCTATCTTTATAAACGATCAACCAGCAACGACCTACACCATTCAACAAGACTATTACTATATGATGGGAGACAACCGTCACAATTCAGAAGACAGTCGTTATTGGGGTTTTGTTCCGGCAGATCATATTGTAGGAAAACCCGTTTTCATCTGGATGAGTATGGATCCTAATGTGCCATTGGGTAAATTGTTCGATAAAATTCGTTGGGAGCGTTTGTTTACAACTGTTCACGGAACAGGCAAACCACATTCGTTCTTTATTTACTTCATAGTGCTTTTAGTAGGATGGATTGTGTATAGTTTCGTTAAAAAACGTAAATCAAAAAAATACAATTATTAA
- the dapB gene encoding 4-hydroxy-tetrahydrodipicolinate reductase, with the protein MKIALLGYGKMGKEIEKIALERGHEIVLRKTEENDYSGLEHADVAIDFSIPTAATENISTCFEHNIPVVSGTTGWLEQYNDMVQLCKEKNGAFLYGSNFSVGVNLFFELNSYLAKLMANIKEYKVSMEEIHHTQKLDAPSGTAISLAQEIIAETNYEQWTMDSAKENQIYIDAKRIEDVPGTHSVYYKSAVDEIEIKHTAFSRQGFALGAVVAAEWILGKKGIFTMKDVLNLG; encoded by the coding sequence ATGAAAATAGCATTGTTAGGCTACGGAAAAATGGGCAAAGAAATTGAAAAAATTGCCTTGGAACGTGGTCACGAAATAGTTTTAAGAAAGACCGAAGAAAACGATTACAGTGGTTTGGAACATGCCGATGTGGCAATTGATTTCAGTATTCCAACTGCTGCAACTGAAAATATCAGCACCTGTTTTGAGCATAACATTCCAGTAGTTTCTGGCACTACGGGTTGGTTGGAACAATACAATGATATGGTACAGTTGTGCAAAGAAAAAAATGGGGCATTTTTATATGGATCGAATTTCAGCGTTGGGGTGAATTTGTTTTTTGAACTGAATTCGTATTTGGCAAAATTAATGGCGAATATTAAAGAATACAAGGTATCGATGGAAGAAATTCATCATACTCAAAAACTAGATGCGCCAAGCGGAACAGCCATTTCATTGGCACAAGAAATCATTGCCGAAACAAATTATGAACAATGGACGATGGATTCTGCTAAAGAAAACCAGATTTATATAGATGCTAAACGAATAGAAGATGTTCCGGGAACACACAGCGTTTATTATAAATCAGCGGTTGATGAAATTGAAATAAAGCATACCGCATTTTCACGCCAAGGTTTTGCTTTGGGTGCCGTGGTAGCTGCCGAATGGATTTTGGGCAAAAAAGGCATCTTTACCATGAAAGACGTTTTGAATTTAGGATAA
- a CDS encoding DUF5683 domain-containing protein, whose product MLRAQPQQIQLNQQAMDPLAPSKAAFYSAILPGLGQYYNKSYWKIPLVYGGLGTSMYFYLDNQKKYNRARDEYKLRLRGIDQTNNPKVGTYTEEQLLAVQRNAQRNRDLSLFITIGLYVLNIVDANVDAHLQQFNVDEDLTFKPVLEYNPLINQHLFNVNVSYRF is encoded by the coding sequence ATGCTTCGCGCGCAACCCCAGCAAATACAATTAAATCAACAAGCAATGGATCCTTTGGCACCGTCTAAAGCAGCTTTTTATTCCGCAATTTTGCCTGGATTGGGACAATATTATAATAAAAGTTACTGGAAAATTCCGTTGGTTTATGGTGGTTTGGGAACCAGTATGTATTTTTACTTAGACAATCAAAAAAAATACAATCGGGCGCGCGATGAATACAAATTACGCTTGCGAGGCATCGATCAAACCAATAATCCAAAAGTAGGAACTTATACCGAAGAGCAATTGCTTGCTGTGCAAAGAAATGCACAACGAAACCGCGATTTATCGCTTTTTATTACAATTGGTCTCTATGTTTTAAATATTGTAGATGCTAATGTGGATGCGCATTTGCAACAATTCAACGTTGATGAAGATCTTACTTTTAAACCGGTTTTAGAATACAATCCATTAATTAATCAACACCTCTTTAACGTAAATGTAAGCTATCGATTCTAA
- a CDS encoding ParB/RepB/Spo0J family partition protein, translating to MAKAVKKQALGRGLSALLKDPANDIQSVEDTNADKVVGNIIELELEAITVNPFQPRTNFNEETLHELSKSIKELGVIQPITVRKLEFNKYELISGERRLRASKLAGLKTIPAYIRIANDNDSLVMALVENIQRHDLDPIEIAMSYQRLIDEIQLTQEQMSDRVGKKRSTITNYLRLLRLDPIIQSGIRDGFISMGHGRAIINIEDHEAQTDIYHKIIKENLSVRETEALVKAYQEGLLNNNSAPAKKKITYTISDSQRKIFTDFFGAKVDVKIAASGKGAINVPFHSAEDLDRIIKLLKK from the coding sequence ATGGCAAAAGCAGTTAAAAAACAAGCCTTGGGTCGTGGTTTATCGGCTCTTTTAAAAGATCCTGCCAACGATATTCAATCGGTTGAAGACACCAATGCAGACAAAGTTGTTGGCAATATTATTGAGTTGGAATTAGAGGCTATCACCGTAAACCCATTTCAACCAAGAACCAATTTTAACGAAGAAACATTACACGAACTATCTAAATCGATTAAAGAATTAGGTGTGATTCAACCCATCACCGTTCGCAAACTAGAATTCAACAAATACGAACTTATTTCAGGTGAACGCCGTTTGCGCGCTTCTAAATTGGCAGGCTTAAAAACCATTCCAGCTTATATCCGCATTGCAAATGACAACGATTCATTGGTAATGGCTTTGGTAGAAAATATTCAACGCCACGATCTAGATCCAATTGAAATTGCAATGTCGTACCAACGATTGATTGATGAAATTCAGTTAACACAAGAGCAAATGAGCGATCGTGTAGGAAAAAAACGCTCCACAATCACCAATTATTTGCGTTTGTTGCGATTAGATCCAATCATTCAAAGCGGTATTCGCGATGGATTTATTTCTATGGGGCATGGTCGTGCTATTATCAATATCGAAGATCACGAAGCCCAAACCGACATTTATCATAAAATCATTAAAGAAAATCTATCGGTTCGCGAAACCGAAGCATTGGTGAAAGCTTATCAAGAAGGGTTGTTGAACAATAACAGCGCACCTGCAAAGAAAAAAATCACTTACACGATTTCTGATTCCCAGCGAAAAATCTTTACCGATTTTTTCGGAGCAAAAGTCGATGTGAAAATTGCAGCAAGTGGTAAAGGTGCTATAAATGTTCCTTTTCATTCGGCAGAAGACTTGGATCGTATCATTAAATTGTTAAAAAAATAG
- a CDS encoding ParA family protein produces the protein MGKIIAIANQKGGVGKTTTSVNLAASLGALEKKVLLIDADPQANATSGLGIDVESVEAGTYQILEHSVTPQEAALECSAPNVDLIPAHIDLVAIEIELVDKEKREYMLKQALASIKDQYDYIIIDCAPSLGLLTLNALTAADSVVIPIQCEYFALEGLGKLLNTIKSVQKIHNPNLDIEGLLLTMYDSRLRLSNQVVDEVQKHFNDMVFETVIQRNVKLSEAPSFGESIINYDAASKGASNYLSLAQEIIQKNSTN, from the coding sequence ATGGGTAAAATCATTGCTATAGCCAATCAAAAAGGTGGTGTTGGAAAAACCACTACTTCTGTTAATTTAGCAGCATCTTTGGGTGCGCTGGAAAAAAAAGTACTTCTTATTGATGCCGACCCGCAGGCAAATGCCACGTCTGGTTTAGGAATTGATGTAGAGTCGGTTGAAGCAGGAACTTATCAAATTTTAGAACACAGCGTTACGCCGCAAGAAGCTGCTTTGGAATGTTCGGCACCAAATGTTGATTTAATTCCGGCTCATATCGATTTAGTAGCTATAGAAATTGAATTAGTTGACAAAGAAAAACGCGAGTACATGCTGAAACAAGCATTGGCTTCCATTAAAGATCAATACGATTATATTATTATAGACTGTGCACCTTCGTTAGGGTTGCTCACTTTAAATGCATTAACAGCTGCCGATTCGGTGGTAATTCCTATTCAATGCGAATATTTTGCTTTAGAAGGATTGGGTAAATTGCTGAACACCATTAAAAGTGTTCAAAAAATTCACAACCCCAATTTAGATATCGAAGGTTTACTTTTAACGATGTATGATTCGCGTTTGCGTTTATCAAACCAAGTGGTGGACGAAGTGCAAAAACATTTCAACGATATGGTTTTTGAAACGGTAATTCAGCGCAACGTAAAATTAAGCGAAGCTCCTTCTTTTGGTGAAAGTATTATTAATTATGATGCTGCAAGCAAAGGCGCAAGCAACTATTTAAGCTTGGCACAAGAAATTATTCAAAAAAACAGCACTAACTAA
- a CDS encoding phosphatase PAP2 family protein, whose translation MNMYLKRLFFIVFFVGGTCTYSQTDSLTTETFDFEAPLTDTLQIATSSADSIHSIAPKTPDIIRISDAFLYTLSSPIRWQKNDLATLGVALGGTMLLSLADKPMNEFMFRDQGAFANKLGNFGYHNGKPYASVIVAGGFYATGWIINDEWTKETAAILTSAYATSGVLQSAMKKIVGRARPTEGLGNYSFRPFKNDPGFSSFPSGHSQIAFVTAIVLAERVDQTWLKGIFYTTATITMASRMYANAHWLSDVAFGGILAYFCTKTVIKRFEQTKYQNPWEKFKKKNITWNFSLSGNGVGVIGTF comes from the coding sequence ATGAACATGTATCTAAAAAGATTATTTTTTATTGTATTTTTTGTGGGTGGAACATGCACTTATTCACAAACCGACTCATTGACTACTGAAACATTTGATTTTGAAGCACCGCTAACCGATACCCTGCAAATAGCAACAAGTTCTGCGGATTCCATACATTCTATTGCTCCTAAAACTCCAGATATTATCCGCATTTCAGATGCTTTTTTATACACGTTGTCATCACCCATTCGCTGGCAGAAAAACGATTTAGCCACTTTGGGAGTTGCTTTGGGAGGAACAATGCTTTTAAGCTTGGCCGATAAACCTATGAATGAATTTATGTTCAGAGATCAAGGTGCTTTTGCAAACAAATTGGGCAATTTTGGATACCACAACGGAAAGCCTTATGCTTCGGTTATTGTGGCCGGTGGATTTTATGCAACAGGTTGGATTATTAATGATGAATGGACAAAAGAAACCGCTGCCATATTAACTTCGGCTTATGCAACATCGGGTGTATTGCAGTCGGCAATGAAAAAAATTGTGGGCAGAGCTAGGCCAACAGAGGGTTTAGGAAACTATTCTTTTAGGCCTTTTAAAAACGATCCGGGTTTCAGTTCGTTTCCATCGGGACATTCGCAAATTGCTTTTGTAACTGCGATAGTTTTGGCCGAAAGAGTGGATCAAACATGGTTAAAAGGAATTTTTTATACAACTGCAACGATAACTATGGCAAGCAGAATGTATGCCAATGCTCATTGGTTAAGCGATGTAGCTTTCGGCGGAATTCTGGCTTATTTTTGTACTAAAACGGTTATTAAACGTTTTGAACAAACCAAATACCAAAACCCTTGGGAAAAATTTAAAAAGAAAAACATCACTTGGAATTTTTCTCTATCAGGTAACGGAGTTGGGGTGATTGGGACTTTTTAG